From the genome of Periplaneta americana isolate PAMFEO1 chromosome 17, P.americana_PAMFEO1_priV1, whole genome shotgun sequence:
cacattaatttattcagtttaaCGTTTTTGGCTTAAATAAGCCATCTTAAGGAAAAGTTTtacccatgttgaatctttcgtacattacttttaaaGTTTTATGCCTAATTACATGAATAGAATTGGTACATGTGTTTGTACAATATAGATAAATTGGTTAATTATAAGTCTCTACCGtgacaatattgaacataaattgattaaaatgttaaaacaagGGCTATATGAGCCATGGTCATAGATTATTGAAATACTAAAATGTTAAAACATGTGCAATATTGTTACAAATGCTATATGTTTGACCATCTGTGGCAATTTCCAATGCTGACTAGAGTGAAGATGATTCAATATCAATTTCGTATGTACGATGATGGCATCTCTGTAGTCGATGGTGGTGCGAAGACAACTGTCTCCCACTTCTTTTTCATTATAAGAAATATCATTGCAGCAGCGTTAATTTCTGTAGGTCgtcaatgtttatttttcataactgACCGCAAGACGATCTCGTGAATAATGTCTGAAGTTTCAATTGGGTTCCGTCTTGTATTACTATTTAAGAATGTACAAGCAAAATGTTAGAAAAGCATGGCTGCGTTGCCTGGCTTTCGAGGGCGCTGGATTAGGCACAGGTTCGCACTTGACTGACTTGTGGCCTGTTTGTGTCTTAAAGATCGAAAAACATCGCAGTCTTACCGATTCTCACCTGCGTGTGTGCTTTCAGATATCGCGAAAACGAGAAACTCACCCCACAATCGCCGCAACCAGTCTATGCGGGTGCATGCTTCTTAAGACTTGTCGCACACATAACTGAATGACTTTTCACCTTTGATTCTCCTTGATTGCTTGACTTTTTCACGTTtactaataatgaaatatttcttcTATTAACAACAAAAGGGAAAGGCTTCTCGCCTGTGAAGAAGTgtatgttttttttgtttttttagaaGTCCAAAAACTACTTTCCCCATAAATTTCATCCGAATGGCTTCTCATATGTGTGTACTCGAGCATACGTTTGGAATCTAACACACTGCGCGTAGATCATCACACGTATTTCGCACTTACAAGGCTTCTTTTCCTTGTCAGAGCCAGCTTGAAGTTTCAGACATCTCAAAAGTTGCCTCCCACAAAAACAGCAATTTTATGGCTCCCGGCTCTAAGCGCACGTTCATACCTTTTCTAATTTACTACATTGCGAAGACATCTTTCCACATATCGATGGCCCGGAACCAGActattccaagtccattttactatttctttttcaggagagctattttaagcgcctgacattcaaagcttcatgaagcaatttggaatagcttcatggCAACCTTAtgaagaggaatatttacaattttgttcgattcatatatgaagataagaactggaacacaacgaaactcagatttctttcttataaaaagttggacttagaacagtctggttctcagccatcgatataatTATCATAAGTGAACGGCTAAGCATAACGAGTGTACACGTCCATGCCCTTTCAAATTACTCGATTCCATATATATCACAAAAAAGCTTTTGACTCAGTAAACAGAGAGAAGTTACTGCAAAAGCTAAGGAATGTAACAGGGAAAGAAAACGAAATGGAGCAAATCATCAAGAAAATACTGACAAAAAACGTGATAGTAATAAGTGATGGAGAATGCATATCAAGCTCCATAACCCAAACAAATGGGGTACTGCAGGGTGACCCAATGAGTCCGACGCTGTTCAGCATTCCCACAGCTGATGTAAACATCATAACACAAGGACTGGACGTCACAAATAATCTTGTACGCCGATGACATGGTCTTAGGCTCTAGCAAGAGAGAGGACCTGCAAATAGCACTAGACAGGCTAGAGGACTGGGCAACAGACGACTTTAAAATcaacaaaaacaaaactgttaTGATGATTTTCAGGAAAGCAGGAAGAATGGCAGCGGAAGACAAAATAACCCTGGAAGGAGAGGAACTCCAGAGAGTCAACTATTTCCGGTACCTCGGGATCACCCTGCAGACAACCGGCCTATCCTTCAAAATTCATATCTGCGAGAGAACAGCGGCAGCCATAAGAGGAATATACACTATAATGGATCTGAGAAGACTTTCCCTAACAACAGCCATGGAACTATTCCGGACAAAAATAATGCCAATAGTAACATAAGGCATAGAGCTAATATGGGAACACCTCAAAATGTCTGAGCTTGAAGCAATAGACTCTGTCAAAACAAGATTTTTGAAGGTAACATTGGGCGTCTCCAAGATAACACAATCACGACTAGCGCACGAGCTAGCGAAAGAGACATTCTTTATCGAGGACATAAAAGACAAGATGCTACTGCCATCTACACCACAGGGAACGAAACACATCCGACAGAGGGAGGAGAAAAGAGCAGAGATATTCGAAGAATTTTACAAAACAGATGCCATGAGCGATAGAAGCTGGGCGGGACCTAACCAGGAGCTACGGAGCGCAATCACGCGCCAATATAGCTGTCTGTGGCTTCCACTATAAGTTCTGCTAGAAAAGCTATTTCCATGAGCCAAGTGAAAACTGCGTGTGTAATCTGTGCCATTAGAAATGTGAAAGATATTATTTTGACAAATGCAAAAATCATTGAGCGAATATAGTAAAGTGCACCCAACAAACTTATGCACTTTCGTGCGCGTTTGATATATTATATCACAACTCAAAGGCTTCTCGCCTGTGTTAAGACGTTCATACACTTTCTAATGACCCAATTACAACAATTTATTTCAACATATATCACAATCCAATGGTTTCTCACCAGTGAGTACACGTCGTAATCGTACACCATTTCATAGGACTAGATTTGGAACATTTCTGTTCTCGTAAATTACAAATGTATTGCTTCTGTAGGCCAAGTGTGTGTAAAAgtgcgtgatttttttttttttaacattagaaGATCCCCAAAAATGTCTTTCCTCATGAATCACAACTTAATGTCTTCTGCCCGTGTGTATGAGTGCGTGTTTTCTTAGACTACCAGATTGcgtaaatttctttccacatatatcacaacagaATGGCTTCTCCCCAGTGTGTACGAGTGCATGTTTTTTTAGATTACCAGATTCCGAAAACTTCTTTCCACATACATTACAACCGAATGCCTTCTGCCCTGTGTGTACGAGTGCATGTCTTTTTAGATTACCAGAtagcgaaaatttctttccacatatatcacaactgaatgccaTCACCCCTGTGTGCACAGCTGCATGTTTCTTTAGAACACCAGACTCCGAAAATTTCTTTCCGCATATATCACAACAGAATGCCTTCTGCCCCGTATGAACGAGTGCGTGCCTTTTTAGGCTACCAGAGAGagtaaatttctttccacatatatcgcaACTGAATGCCTTCTGCCCTGAGTGTACGAGTGCATGTCGTTTTAGATTACCAGATAACGAAAATTTCTTGCCACATGTATCACAACTGAATGTCTTCTCGCCAGTGTGTACAGATTCATGCTTTTTTAGATTGCTCAATTcggaaaatttcttcccacataTATCACAGTcgaatggcttctcgcctgtgtgtacACGTGCATGATTTTTCAGATCATTGGATttggaaaatttctttccacataaatCGCAACTGAATGATTTCTCGCCTTTGTGTGCGCGAACGTGTTTTTTGAGATGATCCAGATTCAAACAATCCTTTCCACAAACGCTGCAAATGAACGGTCTCTTGCGCTTGTGTAAAAGAACATGGCTTTTGAGTCTTGCCGAGTCGTAAAaccactttccacaaacatcacagTTGAATGTCTTCTCATCTGTCTCTAGGCAATCATCTTCTGTAATACTGTCGCAGGAAGCTGGTACTCCAGTGCTGTGAAGAAGATGTGCTCTTAGCTCTAGCAATAAAAATTAATGCGAATAAATCATCAGAAGCAAAACTACATCCAACACAAATACATTATACTTGGTAATCAGTAAATAATGTGGAAAAGTATTTGGAAGTATGTAAGTCTGCTGAAGTTAATTCTCATATATAATTGTAAGTTGGtgattttacgatgctttatcaactgttacagTTATCTAGGAGAATTTTCTCCTAGTGAGTTAAGGGAAatcgccggaaaaaacctcaaccagataaattgTTCCAACCAGCATTTGAACCCGGGCCGACTAGTTTCATGATCAGACgaattaaccgttactccacagtggttgACCATAAACAGTGTTAAAATTCTATCAATTCTTACATCGATATCGTAGTAGCAGTCTACTTCTGATGCATTTGAGTTGTGAGGGATAGCTACTACATTTTGTTTGTTCACTGCGTACTCTATTACAGTTGGGAAGATTTCTCCTTCTTTTCACGAAGAGCGTGACGTCACGAGTTCTAGCTGAGTCAACCCATCGCATGCTGTCCAGTctaactattaccacagtctactatatacagtcgtgaagcttggggtgtttttttgcaaatctcctgataaagcgctccaagtggttagcaactacaaacaaagactgtccatggtcgactttggactgtgtcgtatttctatcgagtgctagctcgttccgtatttcacattgatgcttatgaaatgttcgttattggttgtaatgaaaatgttaatggctaaaatataataatttgaataataatatggtacaaggaggagacgtttgtagtgctataaattgtagcaacagtaagagaaagaggccagagttatcctttttccgatttccgaaagattcagcaAGGTTCctaggtttccacaagaatgctgtgcagaaacaaaactcttaattttgaagttctttgtgactgttagaatacattatatccttaaatttcacaatgaaatgtttcagtctaaccgaaaggacattagataccggttaaagttctgtcacttaggctgctaaatttccagagaaataaaggttaggtctactttttttttcagaggatatatttttaatagtagctattaattttgttattatttttatgtgttattttactaaagacgtagaaaaattaagtttgttttaatgaaatttattgatcacgttttattttcaattctggtgggattattattgcttaggcctactttttttttttcaaaggacatgtttttaattatagctgttaattttgttgttatttttatttgttgctttactagaggcGTAGAAAAAGTccgttacaataaaattcattgatcacattttatttccaattctggtgtgattattattgcttaacctcatcccactttgttaactacgtaagcttacactacaagtaccggtacacgtaagttactccattaattcatatttccattattattgttgtaaagggaaatgcaaattaatatttattggtttcatagttaattatcgctgtcgttataatcttgaatgagtgaagctactatagtaaatttcagttcgttttgcacaaacaaaaattatattaacttatttcttgcagatatcttcgagtttatggtggaatttaatatacttcattaaaataataaattaactttatgcatttaatatttcaataatggaaggaaggtgttaatttttccaaaagcacacgacaacgaaagtgtaacatattttgtcggctgctaggagagagatctgcgatgatgaggcgatagtagtgatcctagtggtgggcaactacccaggtttgcatttttactacatattgagcttcgcgactgtatatagtagactgtgctattactactAGCACATATAGATACAAAATAACCAGCTGAAAGTGCACATGTATCGTTATAGTGTATTGCGATACAAGGTAGTAAGTGAGATTTACATAAATATGTGAAAGTCTGAAAAGACGAGACGAGGTCGAGTTTCTGTAACACTTAACACACATGTACTGCATACTATTACTTGGCCGATCTTAacaaaaatgcattattattaatcattttagtttgttatttgtcGGTAGGTGTCGTTCTTATGTTTTTATtcgtatttgttaatattataggtGTCAAATCCTTTGTTTTTATTCGCATTTGTTGATAGGTGCtattcagcagcagcagcagtagcagtagcagtagtagtagtagtagggtttaaaaagggcgtgtCAGCTGccatggctatttgcgcccttacctaaaattcttaataaaacAAAGAGACAAATAACACAATAATTCGGGAGCTAAAAGAATTAAAAAGCGTTatcacggtaaaacgaggtatACAAATGCAGTACACACAAGGTGATTTCTAAACAATGATAAAAGTGAGCAATCCTACGACCTTAGGTAGAGTTCAAAAGgagccaataaaataataaaactaagccCACTAGAGATAAATTGTATATcacatttaaaaaacaataaaattttataaaatattcggatgtataaagtccgaaatgttaccaatgtaaaatcaaatataaaacaacaaatgtaacctacTGAATCACCTTATcgagtcctgtattcgataaaaatctaagaactgcatttgtacaattaaaatcatttccaagagcgtcacgtagagtcggacGAATTCCATATcgccgacggacacggtcatggtgttattcatttgttatttacgcTACTTACCGCAAGTGTGCTATAAGTTTAACTTCCAAGACATACCAAGAACATGGGTAGAGCCATTAAGAATAACGATCGGCCAAAAACTAGACTAATACCAGTGTTAATCTACACTATTCTAAAAAAATAAGCGTAAATAATATATTAGGCATACAGTAatcagtggcgctacagcctatgaagggctaagaccgaccagccgcctggtggcctcacgtccacatgccgaagtagaggtggacgatcatccaaccagaatggaggtatcctgtggctagcacaatgatcccccccccaagccgttatagctggtttttgaAACCGGATTTCCGCCAACTGTCGTAGCTCCCCatgttcatcacgatgctgggtgagcaccggtctcatacactggccgaaatttcatgagaaaatttcttcccccatgaggactcgaaccagcgcgcattcaataacgcgagtcctgggcaggatgccttagactacgacgccacggcgcaggacagGCAAGTACAAAATCTACTCGCTGACtttttaagttttattccagTGTTTTCATCTTCTTGATGTGTCTGCTTTCTGCACCGATAACACaggccaattaaaaaaaaaagtttttcttggTGCCTTGGTTTTTAGACCCGTTCTTGAAGTTATCTGATGCGCTGATTCAGTAAATGGCATTGGCTAGGTCGTATCAGCTCTAGTTTCTTATATATTgttgaatttatataataattatataatatatattacaattctgTTCTGTTACAAAATTATCTGTAATAACGTCTAGTTGATTTTCATGCAACCAAAAAATCATTTGATTGCTTATTTTTTTACTgctaatatcacagaaatcaattggAATAATCTTATCCTGATCTACATTTAGCTATAAGATCTGTGCCGTACTCGCATCTTTTACTATTCCACTCTTCCATGAGTTACCACAGATCTTAGAAGATGGATCCTATATGTCTGATATAGCACAAGGTAAAGAAAGTGGCGACAGCGACAGCGATTTTCAAACAGCTTCACATATTAATGGTTTGTCCAGAACAAGTTGAGTGACCTGATTAGGGACTGAATCTTTCTAAGGAGTCTTCTGAATTGCTCGCCTGCAGACTGAAGGAAAAGAATGTACTTCAGCCtggaatgaaaattatattttatcgaaggagaaaaagaaatttgctggttttttttttttttactgaagacaAAAACATAGCATTCCACAGCGATTTCGGAGGCGTTCTGAAGAAAATGAGTGTATCAGAATATACCCCAAATGAATGGCTCCTTTTAATCAACAGTTCAAAGCGTAATTTTAAGTGTGTTCTTTCAACATTGACAATAAATAATGCCTCCATTCCAATCGGTCACTCCACcataatgaaagaaaagtacagtGCCTTCTCTTTAGTGTTGGAAAAGACAAATTTCCAGGAGCATCTGTGCAGATTTGAAGGTGGTTCATTTTCTTCTTAGTCAACAAAGTGGGTACACAGAATATCCTTACTTTCTAGTAGTAGAGCCAAACATGTGCACTGGATAAGAAAGGATTGGCCTCCAAGGGGAGATATGGTGATTGGAGAACACAATGTAATAAATACACCTTTGATAGTGCGACACAGAATCATTCTGTCACcattacacataaaatttaaattaaaagctGTGAATAAAAGCGGTTCGTGTTTTAAATACGTAGCGCATAAATTGCCTGGAGTTACCACGAATAATCTGAAGCAGAAATTTTCTATGGTCCAATCTTGTGCCTGAGCTTCATTTGTTCTTCTTGTGAAAAATTCCTTGGCAACAAGAAGGCAGCCAACTATACTAAATTAGTAGAGATTTATGTCTCTCATTTCAACAGGCTTGGATataaaatgagcattaaagtcAATTTTCTGCACATTCACTTAAATCGTTTGAAGAAAACCTTGGTGACTTAAGCGATGAACAAGGTGAAAGATTTCACTAGTACGTAAAACCAATAGAAGGCAGATACCAGATGGAATGCACACATGATGGCAGATTACTGTTGGAACATTATGAGGGATTGTCCTGGCAGATcccattctcggaagtcttactACAAAACGAGTCTTTTCTGCGTCGAATGACTGGAATATTTGTATCATAAACTCGtgcttttcatttgaaataagtaaatttagTGTATTTCACGTTTATTAGAATTTTTAATGTGTTGCCATCATTTTACAAAGAGATTAATTAAAACAGTACCATAAAATATCTTCAATTCTGACGACGGACCAGAGTAAACAAAGGTATATGGTATTTATGCTGTATCTCAAGAACTAGAACTGACAGGAAAAATTggccatttttggaatcagcgagTCGAATATACTCAGGAACAGTTCTAACATTGGACGCAGTAAAATGTGTGTTGGCCAGTTTAATTAATCTTTTGTACCGGTATTTACCCAATTGTTT
Proteins encoded in this window:
- the LOC138692702 gene encoding gastrula zinc finger protein XlCGF57.1-like isoform X4, with product MAVIKMECEIDPLAIERSNNTDIEEQKPLSEEGNVLDLQVTGIKMECVDHNYDIKTEMTFDETSLLTDFPVVKSEAGEGNVLDLHVAEIETECMDQNHDLKSEMTFEEPPVPINFSIMKSEVGEEACEMNKMQEEVKLEVTAEEDEIFTEGTGVPASCDSITEDDCLETDEKTFNCDVCGKWFYDSARLKSHVLLHKRKRPFICSVCGKDCLNLDHLKKHVRAHKGEKSFSCDLCGKKFSKSNDLKNHARVHTGEKPFDCDICGKKFSELSNLKKHESVHTGEKTFSCDTCGKKFSLSGNLKRHALVHSGQKAFSCDICGKKFTLSGSLKRHALVHTGQKAFCCDICGKKFSESGVLKKHAAVHTGVMAFSCDICGKKFSLSGNLKRHALVHTGQKAFGCNVCGKKFSESGNLKKHALVHTGEKPFCCDICGKKFTQSGSLRKHALIHTGRRH
- the LOC138692702 gene encoding gastrula zinc finger protein XlCGF57.1-like isoform X6 codes for the protein MAVIKMECEIDPLAIERSNNTDIEEQKPLSEEGNVLDLQVTGIKMECVDHNYDIKTEMTFDETSLLTDFPVVKSEAGEEACEMNKMQEEVKLEVTAEEDEIFTEGTGVPASCDSITEDDCLETDEKTFNCDVCGKWFYDSARLKSHVLLHKRKRPFICSVCGKDCLNLDHLKKHVRAHKGEKSFSCDLCGKKFSKSNDLKNHARVHTGEKPFDCDICGKKFSELSNLKKHESVHTGEKTFSCDTCGKKFSLSGNLKRHALVHSGQKAFSCDICGKKFTLSGSLKRHALVHTGQKAFCCDICGKKFSESGVLKKHAAVHTGVMAFSCDICGKKFSLSGNLKRHALVHTGQKAFGCNVCGKKFSESGNLKKHALVHTGEKPFCCDICGKKFTQSGSLRKHALIHTGRRH